Part of the Lujinxingia vulgaris genome is shown below.
ACTTCAACACCGAGGGCATGGCGCACCTGGGCCTTGTGGCCGAGCTGATTGAAGACGTGCGCCGCGACGGCACCCCGGACGAGGCCATCGAGCCCATCTTCCGCTCGGCGGAGGCCTACCTGCGTTTCTGGGAACGCAGTGAGGCGCGGGGCGCGGCGTTGCGCGGGGAGTGAGCGCAGCAGAGCTCGGGCGAGGATGGGCGCTGGCCTCCTCGCCACGTTGCCCCTTATCCTGAGGGCGTCCCCTCCCCGACCACTTCTCGTTGAACTTCCCCCCTCGGATACGCCATGGCCCCTCGCCACGCTCCCGCATTCAACGCTCCAGCCATTGCGCTGGCGCTCGCCGCGCTTCCCCTTGCGCTGGCGGCCTGCCAGCCCCCCAGCCTGGCCTGCCAGTCCGATGACGACTGTTATCTGGGCGAGTCCTGTGTCCTGGAGACCTGCGTACCTCCCTACTCCGACGCGGACGCAGGCAGCGACGCCGACGACTCGCCAGAGGTCGGTGAGCCCAACCCGGATGCCCCGAAGCCTGTCGCGCTCTCAACCTCGTCGACTTACAGCTGCGCGCTGCTCAGCGACGCCACCGTCTGGTGCTGGGGCGACCCGCGCGCGCTGGGACTGGCTCCCGAACGCGACGCCGAGGCCCCTCTCCCCTGGAAGATCGAGGGGCTTGAAAACGTGGCCGAGGTCCTCGCCAGCTACGAATCGCTCTGTGCGCGACTCCACGACGGCTCGGTTCAATGCCTGGGCAAATCACTGGACCACGGCCTGGGCGATGGCACCCTGGAAGACAGCGCGCTGCCCGTTGACGTCATCGCCGAAGGCGCCACCCGCCTCCCGGCGAAACTCGCCCACGCCTGCGCGGTGGTCGGCGAAGATGAGACGCTGCACTGCTGGGGCGACAACACCCACGGGCAGACCGGCTCCCAGGATGACCCTACGCTGATGCCTGCACGCGTCGAGGGCGTAGGCGGCGTCACGCATATCGCCGCCGGCGACTACCACACCTGCGTGCTGACCCGAGACGGGGAGGTGCGTTGTTTCGGTGATAACGACGCCCTGCAGCTCGGCGTCGACGGTGCCGCCGGCGGCGCGCAACCGCTGGCGCATCCCTACTTTAGCAGCGAGATCACCGTCCTGGAGCTCGTCGCCGGGGCCACCCACACCTGCGTCCTGCTCAGCAATGATGAGCTGCGCTGCTGGGGCGACAACGCCTTCGGCCAGCTCGGACAACCGGAAGACGACATCGCCACGTCGGCTACGCCTCTCCTCCTTGAGCCCCCGGTCGCCCTGAGCAGCCTGGCCTCGGGCAGCGAGCTCACCTGCGGCATCAGCGCCGAGGGTAAGGTCTTCTGCTTTGGCCCCGGCAACGGCGCCGAGCCCCATGAGTTCGCGGAAGTCGAAGGTCTGGAAAACGTCACGCAGGTCGCCCCCGCCCTCGATCACAGCTGCGCGCTGACCGAAGACCACACCGTCTACTGCTGGGGCCGAAACGACTTCGGTCAGCTCGGCGATGGTTCCACCGACAACGCCGAGCTCCCCGGCACGCCGGTGGTCGCCACCTGGGCTGGGTGATCGTGATATCCTCCCACCCTTTAGAAATCTATGCCGTGAATCACGAGCCGCCCCCCCGGGCGGCTCGTCACGTTTACGCTCCGATACGGTCGCTTTTTCGCCCCTTTCTGAGCCCGTGCCCCCTTGCCATCGTTGAAAAAAACCGGCCGCTGCCCCGTGCGGACTCCCCACGTGACAGACTACCTAACGTTCGTTAAAGTGCGTCCCCGCTGACGATTGGAACGGCCGTGCTCTCGCTCAAGGCCGATGGATAACGACAACCTGGGATGGACTTCTGATGCGAATCTTACGCCGTAGCGCACCTTTGCTGCCCCTTCTTCTTCTCACCGCTGCCTGCTCCGGGGAGCCCAACGACAATCCCCCCGCAGACATCACCACCGACACAGGCCACCTCCCCGACGCCGACGACACCTCCGACGCCGGGGACCTCCCCGACGCAGACGACACCCCGGACACAGACAACCTTCCCGACACCGAAGATCCCGATACACCGAACGATCCCGACGCTGGCGAAGCGGCCTTGAACATCACGGTCAGCGGCCAGGGTCGTGTGACCAGCGAGCCGGCGCTCATCGACTGCCCCGCGACCTGTCAGGCGACCCTTGCCCCGTCGACGACCCTTGCGTTGAGCGCTCAACCCGACCCGGGACACACCTTTGAAGGCTGGTCCGGCGACTGCGCGGGAACCCAGCGCGAGGTCACCCTGATCGTGACCGGCTCAATCAGCTGCACTGCGAGCTTCGCCCCCGAAGACGTCACGCCGCCTGCCGGCGCCTGGTTCGGCCACTACGGCCAGTTTGGCACCCATGAGTTCAAAGCCTTCGCTCCGACCGATGACGGCGGCGTGGTTGTTGTGGGACGCTCCGACGTCTACGGCTCCGGCGGCGATGAGGCCATTGCTGCACGCCTGGACGCCCGCGGAGATGTCGTCTGGCAGCAGTCCCTGGGCTCCAGCGGCGACGACGTCTTCCACGACGTGATCGCTACCACCGACGGTGACTTTCTTGCCGTTGGCACCACCGAAGACGACGACGAGATCGGCGCTGCCTGGGCGGTGCGCTTTGCCCCCGACGGCGCGCTACGCTGGGAGCGAGCCTACCAGCTCAAAGACGACACCTCCCCCTCCTACGCCAGTGGTTGGACGGTCGGCTACGCTGTCGATCGCCTGCCCGGCGGTGATTACATCATTGCCGCCCACGCTGGCCTCCTCCAGGACGGCAGTGGCATCTCCACAGGGCTGATCACCATTAATTACGCCGGCGAAGTGGAACGCGTGCGCGCCATCGGCCACCGTTACCTCTCTCCCGCCAATGACATCGCCACCAACAGCGCGGGCGACATGGTCGTGGTCGGCGAGGATTATTACAGCTACGCGCCTATCGCAGTTCGTCTAACAGCAAGCGGCTCGGTGGTCTGGACCCTGGCCGACACCCCCTTCGCCGCCGGCTCTGCCGAGCTGCATGGCGCCGTCCTGGGCAACGACGGCTCTACCTACCTGGCTGGCGTCCTGGAGCCCAGCCGGCACTCCAGCGCAACCGACGCCTGGGTCCTCAAGGTGGGCGCTGACGGCACCATCCTCTGGCAGAGAACCTTTGACGCCTCTACCATGGACGAGGGCTACGCCGTCTCGCTGCTCGACAACGGCGACGTGCTCTTCAGCGGCATCACCGGCTTTGTGGACACCAGCGAGGTCGTCAGCTGGGCGCTTCCGCTCAACCCCAACAACGGCATGCCGCGCTCCGAACATACCTTCCGCATTCCCGATGGCGGCGCCGTACTCTTTAACCGTGTCGAAGCCGTCAGCGGCGGGGGTATCTTCGGCGTCGGCCAGGTCCGAAACCCCTCGGCTCATAACAACTTACGCGGCGGCGTGCTCATGGCCCCCTCGATCAGCGAGCTCGACACCTGCGGCGGAGAACCCGCCATCGGCCTGAACATGGGATCCAGCCAGCATGACGACTCGCTTACCACCGGCTCCACCAACGTCCCGGATCACATCACCCTCAACATCAGCTCCTCCATCGACACGACCATCGACCTTGGCGCCGGCGCCTACTGCGGCGGCTGATCCACCGCCCCGCGCATTCGGCACGTGCCGACAGCTTCGGGCCGCCCCCCCGGGCGGCCCGAAGCGTTTCGACTTCGAGACACCTCCTCCCCACAATTACCTCCTCTCGACGATAGCCATCCGCCCCCACCCTCCCCATAATGGCCTCGACGCTTTCCCCAATCATGTCCGAGGCTTTTTGTGAAACGCATCTGTACCCTCCTGCTTCTCTTCCTCGCCACTCCCGGCTGCGACACCAACGGCCAGGCCTGTGAGTCCAATGTCGACTGTTACGTCGGCGAGCAATGCGTGTTGCAGACCTGCCTGCCTCAGGATGAAGGCGACGCTGGTTCGCCGGCCGAAGACGCCGGCGATGTTGGTGATACCGACGATGTCGGCGACGCTGACGATCCCCGGGACACCTCCGACACCGAGCCTCCCGAAGACACGGGCGACACTGCCGATAGGGATGCCGACGCCGACGATCAGCCCCCCTACCCCGTCGAAGTCTCCGCGGGCCTGGAGCACACCTGCGCCCTGCTCAGCGACGCCACCGTATGGTGCTGGGGCAGCAACAGCGGGCTCGCGCTGGGGCAGCCCCAGGGCACGCTTCGCGCGCTCACCCCCATTAAGATCGACGGACTCGATGGCGCGGTGCAGGTGGTCGCCGGCATCGGCCAGACCTGCGCGCGTTTTGAAGATGGCTCGACCAAATGCCTGGGCGACAGCTTAGGCGGAGGCCTGGGCGACGGTACGCTCCAGGGGAGCCAGCACCCGGTTGATGTGCTCATCGAAGACGTGCACCAGCTGGGCGACGCCTCCCTGCATCACTGCGCCATTGCCGGCCCCGATCGCACACTCTACTGCTGGGGCAACAACGACTCCGGGCAGACCGGCGCCGACGATGACCCCACGCTCACCCCCTGGCCGGTAGCCGACATGAACGGCATCCAGCGTGTGGCCCCGGGTGAGGAGCATACCTGCGCGCTCGACAGCTCGGATGCGGTGTATTGCCTGGGCGCCAACGACTCCAACCAGCGCGGCGTCAACCCCGAGGGCCCAATCACCGAGGCTCCCAACATCGTGGAGGGCTTTGTTCCGGGTAACCCGGTGGTGGAGCTGGTCGCCGGCGGGCGGCACACCTGCGCGCGGGAAGCCGACGCCACGGTGCGCTGCTGGGGCGACAATGGGAGCGGGCAGCTCGGCCTGCCCGCCGACGACCCCATCGCCGCCTCCCTGCCTGTGACCCTCGAAACCAGCGTCACACTCAGCGGCCTTGCCGCCGGCGGTGACACCACCTGCGGCATCTCCAGCGAGGGGCACGTGTACTGCTGGGGCGCCAATGAACTCGGCAACCTCGGCGTGGGCACCACTTCTGCGTACACCGGGCCCCAGCGCGTCCTCGACCTCAACGACGCCACCTCACTCTCGGTCGGCCCCGGCCATAGCTGCGCCCTCACCGAGAGCGATGACATCTTCTGCTGGGGCTCTAACAACTCCGGACAGCTCGGCGTCGACAGCCGCGCCAGCGCCCTGGCACCGAGCCTGCCGGTGGTCGCCACCTGGCGCGAATAACGGGCTTTAACCCTCCTGCCAACTTCTCTAAGGTGCCGGGCCGACCGCTCCCCTGACACTCAGGCTTCCTCCAGGAATCGTCATGAACACCACCGCCGGGCGCTCGCCAGGGCTCCCGCTCGCTACCCTTCTCACCGTGGTTTTAGGCCTGGGCCTGATGGCCTGCGACACCAACGGCCAGGCCTGTGAGTCCAATGTCGACTGTTACGTTGGCGAGCAATGCGTGTTGCAGACCTGCCTGCCTCAGGATGAAGGCGACGCCGACTCGCCGGCCGAAGACGCCGGCGATGTTGGTGATACCGACGATGTCGGCGACGCTGACGCTCCCCGCGACACCTCCGACACCGAGCCTCCCGAAGACACGGGCGACACTGCCGATGGGGATGCCGACGCCGACGATCAGCCCCCCCACCCCGTCGAAATCTCCGTTGGCGAAGATCACTCCTGCGCTCGCCTCAGCGACCACACCGTGTGGTGTTGGGGCTCCAACCTGGGCCTGGCCCTGGGCCGGCCCTCAAGCGTGCAATCCTCCGATGTTCCCCTGAAAGTCGAAGGGCTCAGCGGCGCGTTGCAGGTGGTGGTGGGCTACCGCTACACCTGCGCGCGTTTTGAAGGCGGCAGCGTGCGCTGCGTGGGCGACGACGTCGCCGTGGCCGTCGATGAGGGCACGCGCACCGACAGCGCCGAGCCCGCCACCGTCACTCTTGAAGACGTGCACGCCCTGAGCAACGCCACCTACCACAGCTGCGCCATCGCCGGCGCCGAACGCACCCTGCACTGCTGGGGCCGTAACGATCAGGGCCAGACCGGCGCGAGCGCAGATCCCACGCTCCTCCCCTACGAAGTTGGCGCCCTGAGCGACCTGCAAGTCGCCGCCGCCGGCGAAGCCCACACCTGCGTACTGAGCGACCAGGGCGATGTCCGCTGCATCGGCGGCAACAACGCCGCCCAACGCGGCTACGACGGCGGCGCTTCGACAACTCCTAACACCGTCGCAGGTCTCGACACCGACGCCAGCGTGGTCGAGCTCGTCTCCGGCAGCTACCACAGCTGCGCGCGCCTCGATAACGGCAGGGTGCGCTGCTGGGGCAACAACGCCTTCGGCCAGCTCGGGCGCGAACCCAACTCCCCTTACACCTCCGCCCAACCTCTGGAAGTAGACTTCCCCACCGAGCTCAGCGGGCTGGCCGCCGGCGGCGACAACACCTGCGGCATCACCCCCGAAGGCGACGCCTACTGCTGGGGCTATAACGGCACGGGCGAGCTGGGCGACGGCACCGATGAGGAACGCAACGGCCCGGTAAAAGTCATCAACCTCAACAACGTCACCGCCCTGGCCC
Proteins encoded:
- a CDS encoding RCC1 domain-containing protein; the protein is MAPRHAPAFNAPAIALALAALPLALAACQPPSLACQSDDDCYLGESCVLETCVPPYSDADAGSDADDSPEVGEPNPDAPKPVALSTSSTYSCALLSDATVWCWGDPRALGLAPERDAEAPLPWKIEGLENVAEVLASYESLCARLHDGSVQCLGKSLDHGLGDGTLEDSALPVDVIAEGATRLPAKLAHACAVVGEDETLHCWGDNTHGQTGSQDDPTLMPARVEGVGGVTHIAAGDYHTCVLTRDGEVRCFGDNDALQLGVDGAAGGAQPLAHPYFSSEITVLELVAGATHTCVLLSNDELRCWGDNAFGQLGQPEDDIATSATPLLLEPPVALSSLASGSELTCGISAEGKVFCFGPGNGAEPHEFAEVEGLENVTQVAPALDHSCALTEDHTVYCWGRNDFGQLGDGSTDNAELPGTPVVATWAG
- a CDS encoding InlB B-repeat-containing protein; the encoded protein is MRILRRSAPLLPLLLLTAACSGEPNDNPPADITTDTGHLPDADDTSDAGDLPDADDTPDTDNLPDTEDPDTPNDPDAGEAALNITVSGQGRVTSEPALIDCPATCQATLAPSTTLALSAQPDPGHTFEGWSGDCAGTQREVTLIVTGSISCTASFAPEDVTPPAGAWFGHYGQFGTHEFKAFAPTDDGGVVVVGRSDVYGSGGDEAIAARLDARGDVVWQQSLGSSGDDVFHDVIATTDGDFLAVGTTEDDDEIGAAWAVRFAPDGALRWERAYQLKDDTSPSYASGWTVGYAVDRLPGGDYIIAAHAGLLQDGSGISTGLITINYAGEVERVRAIGHRYLSPANDIATNSAGDMVVVGEDYYSYAPIAVRLTASGSVVWTLADTPFAAGSAELHGAVLGNDGSTYLAGVLEPSRHSSATDAWVLKVGADGTILWQRTFDASTMDEGYAVSLLDNGDVLFSGITGFVDTSEVVSWALPLNPNNGMPRSEHTFRIPDGGAVLFNRVEAVSGGGIFGVGQVRNPSAHNNLRGGVLMAPSISELDTCGGEPAIGLNMGSSQHDDSLTTGSTNVPDHITLNISSSIDTTIDLGAGAYCGG
- a CDS encoding RCC1 domain-containing protein, with the translated sequence MKRICTLLLLFLATPGCDTNGQACESNVDCYVGEQCVLQTCLPQDEGDAGSPAEDAGDVGDTDDVGDADDPRDTSDTEPPEDTGDTADRDADADDQPPYPVEVSAGLEHTCALLSDATVWCWGSNSGLALGQPQGTLRALTPIKIDGLDGAVQVVAGIGQTCARFEDGSTKCLGDSLGGGLGDGTLQGSQHPVDVLIEDVHQLGDASLHHCAIAGPDRTLYCWGNNDSGQTGADDDPTLTPWPVADMNGIQRVAPGEEHTCALDSSDAVYCLGANDSNQRGVNPEGPITEAPNIVEGFVPGNPVVELVAGGRHTCAREADATVRCWGDNGSGQLGLPADDPIAASLPVTLETSVTLSGLAAGGDTTCGISSEGHVYCWGANELGNLGVGTTSAYTGPQRVLDLNDATSLSVGPGHSCALTESDDIFCWGSNNSGQLGVDSRASALAPSLPVVATWRE
- a CDS encoding RCC1 domain-containing protein, encoding MNTTAGRSPGLPLATLLTVVLGLGLMACDTNGQACESNVDCYVGEQCVLQTCLPQDEGDADSPAEDAGDVGDTDDVGDADAPRDTSDTEPPEDTGDTADGDADADDQPPHPVEISVGEDHSCARLSDHTVWCWGSNLGLALGRPSSVQSSDVPLKVEGLSGALQVVVGYRYTCARFEGGSVRCVGDDVAVAVDEGTRTDSAEPATVTLEDVHALSNATYHSCAIAGAERTLHCWGRNDQGQTGASADPTLLPYEVGALSDLQVAAAGEAHTCVLSDQGDVRCIGGNNAAQRGYDGGASTTPNTVAGLDTDASVVELVSGSYHSCARLDNGRVRCWGNNAFGQLGREPNSPYTSAQPLEVDFPTELSGLAAGGDNTCGITPEGDAYCWGYNGTGELGDGTDEERNGPVKVINLNNVTALALSPVHSCALTADHQIFCWGANFTGTLGTGDTFSTLAPDEPVVATWED